The nucleotide sequence aaaaaaaaaaaattatgacattTTCAAATTAATGACAAATTAGTTTCTATGTTATAATGGTAGAGactaatttatatattgatttttataaaagaataaattagatcgctaaaaaaaattgttgaaaacaaAATGAGAGTCATTCTATTTATTTGATGATACTTGAAAACGCCATGACTCTGTTGACCGAGTTGCTTACCAAATAAACAACAAACATTAGCAAAGATCCACACACGAAGAACAAAAATCCAATGCTATGTTCAATTCCTATGGTAAATGTTGTTTATCTATGCATTCAGTAACTTGGGTTTACTTTAGTTTCTTCTAGTTCTACTAACTACTATATGTAACTGAATTTAATCACCTTTTCAGGTTTTGGCTCAGGATTTTTAGCTCAATATTGCAATGATGAATGTTTTAGTTTAGTTTGAAGtcaccaaccaattgagttttGTGTGAAAAAAAATGGGTTTATCTTTTTATGTCAGATTTAGACATCTCTTACCTGTTCTTGTGTGTCTTGTTACTATACTTGTTTTTCAATCGTATTGGAAAACATTTTCTCTCTTGGATTTGTCTAGTAGATTCATTGGAAACAATGTTACTTTACAATCTAATTATTCATTTCAATATGAAGTGGaaaatcatgaaaaagaaattcacaatttcaatcaaaaaatACTGCTTGATGATTCCACACAGAAGGTTagagaatttgatgaaaaaCACAATATTCAACACCAGAGAAAAGGGTTTCCTTCAAAGGGAACAAAAGGTCTGAATGCAGATTGGAGCATTTATCATGATAATGTAAAAAAGTCTTCAAATGGAAGTGGAATACAAAGTATGGAAATTGACCCTCAAAATAAGGAAAAACCTCAGTTACTGAAAACTTCTTTGTTGGGTTCTTCGATCACGATGCAGCCAACTTCATTAACTCGGCTGTACTCTCAATTGATTCAAAGTTTTAATTCTTCTTCTAGGGTATGAACTATGAAGTTCAGTTTTTGTTGTTCTAACGTACGATTGAATCATTGTTGAATATGTATGTACTTctaattttctcattttatgTATTGATGACAGAAGCCAAAGTCGTCTTCGCAACGTGACCGTGAACTCTTAGCTGCAAAAATAGAGATTGAAAATGCAAATGTCTTGTTGAAGTCTTCAGGACTTCATGCACCTGTTTACCGAGAAGTTTCCAAATTTTCAAGGTACACTGACAGTTGTTCAATTTGTTAGATGTTAGCTGTATACGATTGCATTGTAAACTATTCTTTTTTCATTCTTATACTCTCAGATCTGTGTTGCAAGTTGTCCTGTATTTTTTGCTTAACATGTTACTTCAATAGATTTGGCTCAATTTTGGAAATTTCTACAGTGAATTTCAAGAAGTCGTTTGTTATTTAGGgtctgtttgaattgacttatttgagcttatacaCTTACATAAAAACTTGTGAGACATTTGGGAGAGCTTAGAAACAGTCAAACAGCTTATAGCATGGCATGTCCACGAGTTTTTTAGCTTATTTCAGTAAGCTCTCCATGAtggcttatgaaaacaacttaatagtttatatgaaaatagtttttattttatatttggttaGATTTCATTTATGCTAGCAATGAATATGATATGGACGTTATTCCATTTGTTGACTCGGAGACCCCAAATGTTCCTGTTAATCAGTTCATACTTAGGTGCGTGTTCTTTCATAGATAATTGAAATGCTTTTTTGCATTTGTTCTTCAGGAGTTATGAACTGATGGAGCGCAAGCTCAAAGTTTATATCTATAGAGAAGGAGAAAAACCAATATTTCATCAACCAAAGATGAGAGGAATTTATGCCTCAGAGGGATGGTTTATGAAATTGATGGAGGGAAATAAAAGGTTCATTGTGAAGGATCCGAAAAAAGCTCATTTATTTTACCTTCCGTTCAGTTCACAAATGCTAAGGGCCAATCTTTCTGACAATAAGAAGATGGAGCAGTACCTTGACAAATATGTGAATATAATTGCCGGAAAATATCGTTTCTGGAATAGAACTGGAGGAGCAGATCATTTTCTCGTTGCCTGTCATGATTGGGTGCGCTTCTGATACATCACTGTGATTACTATTTATACAACATAATATTGATAAGGTTCTTATTTTATCCTTATACAAAATGCTTTTAAGCTATTGGcatttatcaattaaaaaacctGATCAGTTACCGTATAATGGTATTGATCAAACTTAAAACAAGGTGCTCAAACAACTAACATATAGTTGGAGGAAATGGATTCCCTGTTGTAACTGTGTCACGTAGTTAGAGATCTCAGTTGTCTTATCGAAACCGCCATTGATatcattttgaattaatttacTAATTGTGTAGTTTCATCTTATATATCGAGATTCATTACTGCGTGGAACTTTTAGTGTAGGGAATTCAAGTATGTCATGTTTCTAGGATGATTGGCAAAATTTACCACTAGTATAGTTGTGCAAATACAGAATTTACCAAGTCTGGGAATAATATTCAGGCCAAAATCCCCATATCATCATAATGTAATAATGTAGTGTCCCTTTACATCACTGAGTGTGATGcaaattaaaagcaaatttgattttttttttgggataatTTTAGATTAGTGCTTATGTACCTTGTCAAATGGGAAAATGGATCAGTGATTCCATGATATATTACTTCATATTGTTGAATATGGATTTAAGGCTGCATTGCATTTTTTTGCAATACTAACACAATGCGACGTATGAAACTGCAGGCTTCCCGAATCACTAGGCAACCAATGAAAAATTGTATTAGGTCTCTTTGCAATGCTAATGTTGCTAAAGGATTTCAAATAGGAAAAGATACTACTCTACCTGCTACATACATACATTCTGTGATGAATCCACTAAGAAAAATTGCAGGTAAACACCCTTCAGAAAGGACTATACTAGCCTTTTTCGCAGGAAGCATGCACGGTTATCTCCGTCCAATCCTACTCAAACATTGGGAGAACAAAGAACCTGACATGAAAATTTTTGGCGCAATGGCACGTGATGCGGAAGGTAAAAGAATTTATATGGACTACATGAATAGTAGCAAATATTGCATATGTGCTAGAGGTTATGAAGTTTACTCACCAAGAATAGTTGAGGCCATATTTTCCGAGTGTGTGCCGGTGATCATATCAGATAATTATGTGCCCCCTTTCTTTGAGGTTTTGAAATGGGAAGCATTTTCGGTATTTGTTCGTGAAAGGGATGTCCCTAATCTTAGAAGCATACTTCTCTCAATCACAGAAGAGAAGTACTTGGCATTGCATTTGGGAGTAAAGAAGGTTCAACAGCATTTCCTGTGGCATAAAGTTCCTGTCAAGTATGACTTATTTCATATGATTCTTCACTCTATTTGGAACAATAGACTTTCTCATATTAGACTCAAGTAATGATATCAATGATGTAAACAAGTAGAAGATGTAAATAGATATATGTATAtcttgttttgttaatttttatgaTGTTTATTGATTTATCTGAGAGTTACTTTACACTTCTATGTTTTATAATGCACCCTATCCGGAAGTACATTTATGGACGAAAAAACACAGTTTTCATTCGGATTTACCTATCCGGAAAACAAAATAATGGTATTTGTTTCTCCAGGTTTACACATATGAAGTACTGTTAGGGTTGGGAAGCACTCTTATCTTTAATCTTCAAGAAGCATAAACGACTCATAAGTATAATTTGCATTACTTTTCATGTCATTGGTTTCTATTATTTAGTAATGGCTATTACATTGTTTAGATTATTAACCAATTAGCTTACCATTATGCCAAAAAATTGAAGCAGTGGACTCACGCCTTTGAAAACAAGGTGCAATTCATCAATAATACTTGCATAAcatattcaaaaaaattgtttttgtaatcTATCAACTTAGTctctaaaatatatgaaaatctATCAATTTAATCGATGCTAGTTTAATAAAAGAGACTAAATAGATAGATTTTACATGCTTTTGGAACTATAACATATTTACATAACTTAGGACTagattgtttaaaataaaataaaaaacttaggAGTAGATTGAAAAGGGTGCGttaatttaaaactaaatgGATGAtttattcatttctttatacTAATGTGTAAGACGGTGACATTAATTGAGTAAAAGAAAGATGATATTCAATATGGTCCCATGAAAAAGAAGATCATCAGCGctcttatatttttaattgaaaaataaatatttctctACGATATCACTGTAGAAAAATCGATACGTCTCTATCAATGACtaactaaaaacatatattaGATATTGCTCATTTAATTTTCACTCTCAAGAGACCTTTCACGAAAAATAATAACGGACATCTTATTCccagaaatatatatataaaaaaaagtgtttgatcAATCGTTTAATTCCTAGTATTGGTCCCATCTCTTTATCCtctttgagagaattgattgaGTAAATTGAGGATCCATGATCGTCATGTGTTTATAGATGCATGCTAatataactatttaattttagCACTAAAATTTACGATAAcatatttgtatatataaactttttcagtctttatatttttatatggcGAAATGATAAATCATcagataaataaatttaagcTTGAGTGGATATGATTCAAGTATGCAATGCATGTACGTAATAATTCAATCCTACCTCCGTCCCAATTTAACTGAGCTCTTGACTCATTTCatacttattaagaaaaagtgtataagtgaaagagagagaaatggttttgagtgcccTTATCAACCTATTggtgcattcttctttatcataaatgcaaagtagaatatattaaattgagagttgtgaaagtagtattaataattgtaaaaaaataattaatattatattaaaaagtgaaatgagACTATTTTTTCGCAAATAGTTCAGTTATTATAGGAGGGGAGTAATAATAAAGCTTAGAAACTTCAAGAGAGATAGTAGTTGATAATCAATGCTTAGATTTACAAGAACCCTTGCAACACTaatctttcacattttctaAGTTGAATGTGCAGTCTCAAGGTTCAAAGAACAAATTCCAAGACCTTGGCCTCATTTTCCGTACATTATAATTATTGTGATCTTGACTATATTCTATGGTTGATGAAAagaatattcatttttcaatttatttatcttgGCCTATGTAGAGAACGTCAAGTATATATCTTCTAGCTAAGTTTCACTCTCTTTGCCGGCCACAAAAATACAACTGTCTTACTAACCTTAACCTCAATACTTATACAACTGACATGACATAGTTAACAATGTTAGTCCTAGTACTTTACGAAAAATATACTATAGATGCTGTTTATGCTGCATACTCATTTTGCCACAGCTACACTACATTAGCATTGACAATTAGCTTAACATATCAATCAATTTTGCAGGGAAAAAATGTCAGGAGAGGAGATTTGGTCATCCGCTGAAGAAGAATCCGGTGAATCTCTGTCTCCATTTGATAACAGGAGTGGCTACAATCCAAGAACAGGAATTTACCATTCTCTTGTTAAGCTTGAAACCAAACATGAAATCCCAACAAAGCTAGATCTCAACACTGCAACTCTTGTGCTATCACAGTTCTCACAAGGAGACCTTGCTGATGCAAGAATTGCATTCATTGACTTAAATACTGATCATAGTGTAACCTACGGTGAGATTCGTCGATCAGTTTATTCCCTTGCAACAGCTTTGTTCCATGGACTTGAGATTAGAAAAGGCGATGTCGTGTTTTTATTGTCTCCAAACTCAATCTTGTACTCAACTATATGCTTGGCTGTGTTATCAGTTGGTGCAATTCTGACCACTGCCAACCCTCTCAATACTAAGTCAGAAATTGCAAAACAAGTACATGATTCAGGTGCTAAACTAGCTATATCGGCACCAGAAGAGTTACACAAATTGGTCCCAACTGGAGTTCCTACAATTCTCACCTCAGGGACATCTGATGGAAAGTTTTTATCAGTTGAAGAGTTAATAGAAGGCTGCTATGATTCACATGAGTTGCCACATGTTCCTGTGGAGCAATCAGACACTGCCGCTATACTTTACTCTTCAGGGACTACTGGAGTAAGCAAAGGTGTTGTTTTGACACATGCAAATCTCATAACCATAATGAAACTACTCTGCTGGTCTGCTGATGTATCTACAGCACAAGACGATGTTTTCCTCGCCTTCATTCCAATGTTTCATGTCTATGGACTGATGTTCTTTGGATTTGGCTTGTTGTGTGTTGGTGTTACAACAgttttgatgcaaaaatacgaTTTTCAAGCCATGCTTGTCGCTATCGAGAAGCACAAAATTAATAACATACCAGCAGTGCCACCAGTGATCCACTCATTAGTGAAACATGCTAGCAAAGATGGTTGTGATTTGTCTAGCCTAAGAAGAGTTGGCTCAGGAGCTGCACCTTTGAGTAAGGAAATGTCACTGGAGTTTAGAAAACTGTTTCCTTGGGTTGAACTAAGGGCGGGTTATGGACTAACAGAAAGTTGCGGGGGAGCTACGTTTTTCGGATCGGATAAAGATGCTAAAGCTCATCCAGAAGCATGTGGAAAGTTGATTCCAACTTTTTGTGCAAAAGTGGTAGACATTGAAACAGGGAAGCCTTTGCCTCCACTCAAGGAAGGAGAGTTATGGTTGAAAAGCGGTACTATTATGAAAGAATATTTAGGAAATATTGAGGCAACAACTGCAACAATTGATTCAGAAGGTTGGTTGAGGACAGGTGATCTTGGTTATATTGATGAGAATGGAATTGTCTACATAGTCGAACGAATAAAGGAGCTAATCAAGCACAAAGGGTATCAGGTActcaaattcataaatagtttaagtTTCAATAGTGAAGTTTTGTTGCACTTGAAGTTAAATTAGAATATCAGTAAATTCCTTTAGTTCTAAGGTATCAAATTGAGTTTGGAACGGTTTTAGTTTTCATTAATACATATGTGGATTGCTTGTGTCAGGTAGCTCCTGCAGAACTGGAATCTGTGCTGCTAAGTCATCCCCTTATTGTTGATGCAGCAGTTATTCCGTACGATCCCCTCCGCCTATTTTCACTCTTATTTTCATTCTCTCTGTGACTTTCTTATGTGGACAAAAAATGTTGCagggttgaagatgaagaaactgGGCAGATACCGATGGCATATGTGGTGAGGGCAGCTGGTTCTCAACTAACAGAAGACCAAGTCATTCAATTTGTTGCAGGCCAGGTAGGCCACTCTTGGCTCCTGATTCCATGCAGTAAAAAAATCTGCAGTCGTTGTAATCATTGTTGCTTAGTGGTTGGATGAAGATCaaacaattcatattttaaGTTTGTATTTTAAACTTGATTAGTTaagttaaattttaaattcatattCTGACTTCACCTAATTAGGTTTAAGATGCAAAACTGAAATAAAAACCATATGACATTCATCCAACAATCTAGATGCAATAACTGCAGATATTTTACTTCATCAAGTCCATTTCTGCTTCTCTTAGCTCCTGCCTTCTCGTTTTCCTATAGTCATTTtaatttctctctctatttttaaattaaactaaatttgaGAATTTTCAGGTGGCTCCATATAAGAAAGTGAGAAGGGTGAGTTTTATTGACGGTATACCAAGGTCAGCTGCTGGCAAGATATTGCGAAAAGATCTTGTTTTGCAAAGCAAATACCAGCTTGTTTCTAAGTTGTGAGTAACTTGGACACAAACGATTGTGCTACAGAATGTTTTACTCTTTCTTCAATTAATGAAGTGGAGTTCAAAGCGAGGAGAAGCCACCTTGTAACAGAAGGGATCAAATGTTGTTTATAAGCCTAAAGAAATAAAGTTATGGTGTAATGTGAGGTCACCGTAATGTGAATGCATAGCTAATTTTGATAGTTCTAGACTTTATTCATGTCCCGCTAAGAATTTCAATTTGTCAGTAGACTATGTCTAAAACTTTGGTTTAGTATAAACTGAGTtggggaaaaaaaataaatccatCCCACAGTCACGGACACAGTGGAATCAGAATTCCAGACATCAGTAACTAAAATAAATGCTTGTTGTTtgcaatttgaatttgaatcttgTACAGTTGTGAATTGTGTACTCTAGTGTTCTCATTGAACAAATATGAAAACAACGAGCAACAAGCATAGAATGGTGCTCCATATTTGAAATAATTCAACAGCAAATTTGAAAGGTTCACTCCAATCTTGGATTTAGTTGttgattgaaattataaaaaaagacaGTGGTGGATTGGTTGCCTAAGGGAGAAGAATGATGTTCGCTTTCATATTTGTATACTGAAATAATTCAAGACATGAGCAAATATGAACCACCAGCCAAAGGGAAACATGTCATGACTGATGATCATATTTCCCTTGATGATATTAAACCTACTCATCCTGTAATCATTCTTGTGTGAATCAAACCAAAACCCAAGAATGAACACAAGGACCGCCCACCAAATCAAAGAATTCCATTCTGTAAGACGATAATATAGGTTTTGCCAAAGAAAGAAGTCATC is from Medicago truncatula cultivar Jemalong A17 chromosome 1, MtrunA17r5.0-ANR, whole genome shotgun sequence and encodes:
- the LOC25484828 gene encoding probable glycosyltransferase At3g07620, with the protein product MGLSFYVRFRHLLPVLVCLVTILVFQSYWKTFSLLDLSSRFIGNNVTLQSNYSFQYEVENHEKEIHNFNQKILLDDSTQKVREFDEKHNIQHQRKGFPSKGTKGLNADWSIYHDNVKKSSNGSGIQSMEIDPQNKEKPQLLKTSLLGSSITMQPTSLTRLYSQLIQSFNSSSRKPKSSSQRDRELLAAKIEIENANVLLKSSGLHAPVYREVSKFSRSYELMERKLKVYIYREGEKPIFHQPKMRGIYASEGWFMKLMEGNKRFIVKDPKKAHLFYLPFSSQMLRANLSDNKKMEQYLDKYVNIIAGKYRFWNRTGGADHFLVACHDWASRITRQPMKNCIRSLCNANVAKGFQIGKDTTLPATYIHSVMNPLRKIAGKHPSERTILAFFAGSMHGYLRPILLKHWENKEPDMKIFGAMARDAEGKRIYMDYMNSSKYCICARGYEVYSPRIVEAIFSECVPVIISDNYVPPFFEVLKWEAFSVFVRERDVPNLRSILLSITEEKYLALHLGVKKVQQHFLWHKVPVKYDLFHMILHSIWNNRLSHIRLK
- the LOC25484829 gene encoding 4-coumarate--CoA ligase-like 5, whose product is MEKMSGEEIWSSAEEESGESLSPFDNRSGYNPRTGIYHSLVKLETKHEIPTKLDLNTATLVLSQFSQGDLADARIAFIDLNTDHSVTYGEIRRSVYSLATALFHGLEIRKGDVVFLLSPNSILYSTICLAVLSVGAILTTANPLNTKSEIAKQVHDSGAKLAISAPEELHKLVPTGVPTILTSGTSDGKFLSVEELIEGCYDSHELPHVPVEQSDTAAILYSSGTTGVSKGVVLTHANLITIMKLLCWSADVSTAQDDVFLAFIPMFHVYGLMFFGFGLLCVGVTTVLMQKYDFQAMLVAIEKHKINNIPAVPPVIHSLVKHASKDGCDLSSLRRVGSGAAPLSKEMSLEFRKLFPWVELRAGYGLTESCGGATFFGSDKDAKAHPEACGKLIPTFCAKVVDIETGKPLPPLKEGELWLKSGTIMKEYLGNIEATTATIDSEGWLRTGDLGYIDENGIVYIVERIKELIKHKGYQVAPAELESVLLSHPLIVDAAVIPVEDEETGQIPMAYVVRAAGSQLTEDQVIQFVAGQVAPYKKVRRVSFIDGIPRSAAGKILRKDLVLQSKYQLVSKL